The Cytobacillus sp. NJ13 sequence GTTAGGAAGATTCTTGACGAGATAGGGGTGTTGGACGATTTGGAATTTAATGAAGCACCTCACCTATATTCAGTCATCCACCCAGAAGGGAAGTTAACGGTGGATGGCCATGTAGATAATTATGAGAAAGAACTCATCAGGTCTTTCCCTGAAGAGAAAGAGGGGATTTCTAAGTTATTCCAGCTGTTTGTAAATATTCGTAATGAAATGATCAACAACAAGAAAGGGGTACCTACTTTTCTAAAATATCAAGATTACAGTCTGCAGGAGATGCTAGACGAATTTGTTCAATCACCGAAACTCAAGTCTCTTATTTGCCAATTTTGGGGCTACTTTGGACTGCCGCCTTCTAAGCTTTCCGCCAACTACTTTGCCTATGCCTGGACAGATTATCATCATTATGGCGGTTTTTATCCAGTCGGAAGATCCCAGATGATTTCAGATAAATTAATTTCAGTACTGGAGGGCATGGGCGGAGAAGTCATTACAAGGCAGGAAGTTACAGAGGTGTTCGCTGAAAATGGAAAAGTGCGCGGTGTAAGAACAAAAAAAGGGAAAGAGTTTCGGGCTGATCATATTATTTCAAATATGGATCCCAAGAAACTGCTGCCTATAATATCAGGTATTGAAAAAATGCCAAAACGGTTTACTGAGAAAGTAGCAAATATACAGCCAAGCTACTCATGCATTCAAGCATACATTATTCTGGAGGGTAATTTTTCCAAACTGTTTAATGAACAAAGCCATGAAATTTTTATTAATAATTATTACGATCTTAACAGGATTGAACAGGATATGTTCCAAGGTAGGTATGATGAAATGCCCGTATGCCTAACAATCTATGAGAATATTGTCCCTGATTATCAAAACTCATTTGAAAGTACGCTGACTATGATGCAAATCTGTAGCTATAAAGATTGGGCAAATCTGGATAAGGAGCAATACTTGCATAAGAAAAGGGATATAACTGAGATCTATTTGAAAAGACTTGAAGCCATTTATCCTGGCATAAAAGAAAAAATAAAGCACATAGAACTTGCAACTCCATTGACTGTTGAGCGTTATACTGGTCACTCAGAAGGTGCTATTTACGGGGCAGCACAGACTGTTAGCCAATCACTGCATAGAAGTCTTCCGCAAACAACGCCTATCCCTCAACTTTATCTGGTTGGTGCGTGGACACGTCCAGGAGCTGGCTACAGTGGGGTAATATCTAGCGGATATAATTTGGCAGCTTCCATAATGGCAAAGGAGAAACGAGAGGTTCTAACATGATCATTATACAGAACTTAAATAAAACCTATAGCGGGGAGAGAGTCATTGATAATCTAGACCTTGAAATTGAGCAAGGGGATTTTGTCTTTTTGCTGGGAAAATCAGGTTCAGGCAAGAGTACATTATTAAAAATATTGACAAAAGAAATTAAGAAATGGACAGGCAAGATCTTTATTGGGGGACTGGATCTAAATAAGACTGCTCCGTATAAGATC is a genomic window containing:
- a CDS encoding NAD(P)/FAD-dependent oxidoreductase, producing MYDVIIIGSGLGGLIAGCKLALAGKKVAVLEKHYVAGGFATSFKRKRKWEFDVSLHSMSGLKEGGRVRKILDEIGVLDDLEFNEAPHLYSVIHPEGKLTVDGHVDNYEKELIRSFPEEKEGISKLFQLFVNIRNEMINNKKGVPTFLKYQDYSLQEMLDEFVQSPKLKSLICQFWGYFGLPPSKLSANYFAYAWTDYHHYGGFYPVGRSQMISDKLISVLEGMGGEVITRQEVTEVFAENGKVRGVRTKKGKEFRADHIISNMDPKKLLPIISGIEKMPKRFTEKVANIQPSYSCIQAYIILEGNFSKLFNEQSHEIFINNYYDLNRIEQDMFQGRYDEMPVCLTIYENIVPDYQNSFESTLTMMQICSYKDWANLDKEQYLHKKRDITEIYLKRLEAIYPGIKEKIKHIELATPLTVERYTGHSEGAIYGAAQTVSQSLHRSLPQTTPIPQLYLVGAWTRPGAGYSGVISSGYNLAASIMAKEKREVLT